A stretch of the Planctomycetota bacterium genome encodes the following:
- a CDS encoding class I SAM-dependent methyltransferase, translating to MPGRREQDPGYLEPYREAVRRHGPSFEALLWRNEEFQHARFAVLAEVARPGGRVVADLGCGRGDMLPALESSGHAPARYVGVEGIEELLAACRERYAKHETARWLAGDFVRDRTLFETLVREHDASVIVFSGSLNTLDQRTALAVLDRAWDALHARPGGTLAFNFLTSAGRRRREALGPANRFRSGELFRWAQRASGRMLYRQDYLGPHDATIAVYAQQPEPKA from the coding sequence ATGCCCGGCCGACGCGAGCAGGATCCGGGCTACCTCGAGCCCTACCGCGAGGCCGTCCGCCGGCACGGCCCGAGCTTCGAAGCGCTGCTATGGCGCAACGAAGAGTTCCAGCACGCCCGCTTCGCCGTGCTCGCCGAGGTTGCCCGCCCCGGCGGCCGGGTGGTGGCCGATCTCGGCTGCGGCCGGGGCGACATGCTGCCCGCGCTGGAGTCCTCCGGGCATGCGCCGGCGCGATACGTCGGCGTCGAGGGCATCGAGGAGCTGCTGGCGGCGTGCCGCGAGCGGTACGCGAAGCACGAGACCGCTCGCTGGCTGGCCGGCGACTTCGTGCGGGATCGCACGCTCTTCGAGACGCTCGTCCGCGAGCACGACGCGTCGGTCATCGTCTTCAGCGGCTCGCTCAACACGCTCGACCAGCGCACGGCCCTGGCGGTGCTCGACCGCGCCTGGGATGCGCTGCACGCCCGGCCGGGTGGCACCCTCGCGTTCAACTTCCTGACGAGCGCGGGCCGGCGACGCCGCGAGGCACTCGGCCCGGCCAACCGCTTCCGCAGCGGCGAGCTCTTCCGCTGGGCGCAGCGGGCCAGCGGCCGCATGCTCTACCGCCAGGACTACCTTGGGCCGCACGACGCGACGATCGCCGTGTACGCGCAGCAGCCCGAGCCGAAGGCGTAG